Genomic DNA from Comamonas antarctica:
CAAGGATGCTTCGGGCGAAGTGCGCATGCCCCTCAAGCCCCGGACCGTGCTGGTGTTCGACCTGGCCGCGCTGGACACGCTACAGGCTCTGGGCGTGGACGTGCAGGGCGTGCCCAACCAGAAAATGCCGCCGCTGCTCGAACGCTATGCCGACAGCGCAAAGTATCCGCAGGTCGGCAGCCTGTTCGAGCCCGACTATGAAAAGATCAAGGCGCTCCAGCCCGATCTGATCATTGCCGGCAACCGTTCGCTGCCGAAGATCGCCGAACTCAAGAAGTTCGCGCCGGTGCTCGACGTGACCGTCGACAACCAAAAGCAGATCGAAGAGGTCTACCGCAACATCCGCGCGCTGGCCGCGATCTATGGCGTGCGGGAAAAAGGCGAAGCCGAGATCCAGTCCGTGGAAAAGGCCATTGCCGGACTGCGCACCCAGGCGGCAAAGCAGGGACCGGGCCTGTTCCTGATGACCAATGGCGGCAAGCTGAGCGTCTATGGCCCGGGTTCGCGCTTCGACATGCTCTACACCGTGTTCGGCATGAAGCCGCTGCCGCAGAAGATCGAGGTCTCCAAGCACGGCCAGGCCGTGTCCTTCGAATACCTGCTCAAGGCCAATCCGGAATGGCTGCTCGTGCTCGACCGCGACGCCGCGATCGGCCGCGAAGGCGCGGCCGCGCAGAAGCTGCTCGACAACAAGCTGGTGCAGGCCACCAAGGCCTGGCGCAGCCAGCAGGTGGTGTATCTCAATGCCGCCAACTGGTATCTGCTGTCCAACGCGGGCCCGGGCGCCTTGAAGGCCAACATCCAGCAACTGTCGGATGCTTTTTCGCGCCGTTAAGGCCCGCACCTTCGTGGTGGCGTGGTCCGGGGCCCTGGTGGCCCTTTTTGCATTGGCGCTGTGGAGCCTGTCGGTCGGTGTCAGCGATGTCTCCTGGAACACGCTGTGGTCTTCGCATGAGGACGACATGGTGGCGCAGGTGCTGCTCTACAGCCGCGTGCCGCGCACGCTGGCGCTGATTCTCGCGGGCTCGTCGATGGCCGTGGCCGGGCTGCTGATGCAGATGCTGGCGCGCAACCATTTCGTCGAGCCTTCCACGGTGGGCA
This window encodes:
- a CDS encoding siderophore ABC transporter substrate-binding protein encodes the protein MSFSVTRRQAMGRLGQWGVVLSLAGGGASGWTAETVTVKDASGEVRMPLKPRTVLVFDLAALDTLQALGVDVQGVPNQKMPPLLERYADSAKYPQVGSLFEPDYEKIKALQPDLIIAGNRSLPKIAELKKFAPVLDVTVDNQKQIEEVYRNIRALAAIYGVREKGEAEIQSVEKAIAGLRTQAAKQGPGLFLMTNGGKLSVYGPGSRFDMLYTVFGMKPLPQKIEVSKHGQAVSFEYLLKANPEWLLVLDRDAAIGREGAAAQKLLDNKLVQATKAWRSQQVVYLNAANWYLLSNAGPGALKANIQQLSDAFSRR